One genomic segment of Pseudomonadota bacterium includes these proteins:
- a CDS encoding NAD(P)-dependent oxidoreductase — translation MALNNHQCRGKNTKFSGRDFEVKTACVIGGGGFLGSHVADQLQTAGYTVRVFDRNPSRWLRDGQQMFVGDILDRASLDSALIGCEVVYHFAALADLNEALDKPVQTAQVNVLGAVNVLEAARQAGVRRFLYASTVYVYSREGGFYRVSKQAAENYVEEYQRAFGLDFTILRYGSLYGPRADATNGLYIIVRRALEQGKISYAGDSESVREYIHVEDAARASVVALSDEFRNESVVLTGHQPMRMLDLLKMLAEIMGVADGVDFRDEKYAGHYVRTPYAYLPKPGRRYSPALHVDFGQGLLQLIDDVRNESLRTGGAGR, via the coding sequence ATGGCTCTCAACAATCACCAGTGCCGCGGGAAGAATACGAAGTTCAGCGGGCGGGACTTTGAGGTGAAGACGGCCTGCGTCATTGGCGGCGGTGGCTTCCTCGGTTCGCATGTCGCGGACCAGCTGCAAACGGCTGGGTATACCGTGCGCGTGTTCGACCGCAATCCGTCGCGCTGGCTGCGTGACGGCCAGCAGATGTTTGTCGGCGACATTCTGGATCGGGCCTCGCTCGACTCCGCGCTGATAGGCTGTGAGGTGGTCTATCACTTTGCGGCGCTCGCCGATCTCAACGAAGCTCTCGACAAGCCGGTGCAGACCGCGCAGGTCAACGTGCTGGGTGCGGTCAATGTGCTCGAGGCCGCCCGTCAGGCCGGCGTGCGCCGTTTTCTGTACGCAAGCACGGTGTACGTCTACAGCCGAGAAGGCGGTTTTTATCGCGTCAGCAAGCAGGCCGCGGAAAACTATGTCGAGGAATACCAGCGCGCGTTTGGTCTCGACTTCACCATCCTGCGTTACGGTTCGCTGTACGGTCCGCGTGCCGACGCCACCAATGGGCTTTACATCATCGTTCGAAGAGCTTTGGAGCAAGGAAAAATCAGTTACGCAGGCGATTCCGAATCGGTGCGGGAGTACATCCACGTGGAGGACGCGGCGCGCGCAAGTGTAGTCGCTCTGAGCGACGAATTCCGCAACGAGAGCGTGGTGCTCACCGGTCATCAACCCATGCGCATGCTCGATCTGCTTAAAATGCTGGCAGAGATCATGGGCGTAGCCGACGGCGTCGACTTCCGCGACGAGAAATACGCCGGCCATTACGTGCGCACGCCGTATGCCTATCTACCAAAGCCGGGGCGACGCTATTCGCCGGCTCTTCACGTCGACTTCGGTCAGGGACTTCTTCAGTTGA
- a CDS encoding phosphoglycerate dehydrogenase — protein MPIEQLESAGIEYLINPLGRRLKEEELAEMVGDFDALIAGTEPITKTVMARANRLKLISRVGIGLDSVDLLEAERRGIRVSYTPDAPAPAVAELTIALMLSLLRGVHIANLQLHSGKWQRIFGRRIAEVTVGIIGVGRIGARVLRRIPGFGMPRVLANDINPQLKFDPNLKIEWVGKEEIYRQADLISLHVPLTPHTKNMIGREQLMMMKPDAMLINCARGGIVNEADLASVMASGHLGGAAIDVFEHEPYSGELCGIERCLLTAHMGSMSVDCRTRMEIEATEEAVRFLRNGSQQSPVPREEYEVQRAGL, from the coding sequence TTGCCCATCGAGCAGCTCGAGTCCGCAGGCATCGAATACCTCATCAATCCTCTTGGTCGGCGCCTCAAGGAAGAGGAGCTGGCGGAGATGGTCGGCGACTTCGACGCACTGATCGCCGGCACTGAGCCTATCACCAAGACCGTAATGGCGCGCGCGAACAGGCTTAAGCTGATCTCGCGTGTCGGCATCGGCCTCGATAGCGTCGACTTGCTTGAAGCCGAACGGCGCGGCATCCGGGTCTCTTACACGCCGGATGCTCCAGCGCCCGCCGTGGCGGAGCTCACTATTGCGCTCATGCTTTCGCTGCTGCGCGGTGTGCACATCGCAAACCTGCAACTGCATTCTGGCAAGTGGCAGCGCATCTTCGGCCGCCGCATTGCCGAGGTGACGGTCGGCATCATCGGCGTGGGCAGGATTGGCGCGCGCGTCTTGCGACGCATTCCCGGTTTCGGCATGCCGCGCGTGCTCGCCAACGACATCAATCCGCAACTCAAGTTCGATCCGAACTTGAAGATAGAGTGGGTAGGCAAGGAAGAGATATACCGGCAGGCGGACTTGATCAGCCTGCACGTACCACTCACCCCTCATACCAAGAACATGATCGGCCGCGAGCAGCTCATGATGATGAAACCAGACGCAATGCTCATCAATTGCGCGCGCGGCGGTATCGTCAATGAAGCGGATCTGGCTTCGGTCATGGCGTCGGGCCATCTGGGTGGAGCGGCCATCGACGTGTTCGAGCACGAGCCGTATTCCGGTGAACTGTGTGGCATCGAACGCTGCTTGCTGACCGCTCACATGGGCTCAATGTCGGTGGACTGCCGAACTCGTATGGAGATCGAGGCCACAGAAGAAGCGGTCCGCTTCCTCAGGAATGGCTCTCAACAATCACCAGTGCCGCGGGAAGAATACGAAGTTCAGCGGGCGGGACTTTGA
- a CDS encoding ABC transporter ATP-binding protein: protein MGSEIAKKLWRLMTASERREAIGLLFLMFFGAILETCSVGLVIPALAFMVRSDLQAQFPALAHLLGKLGPLTPEQLVVGGLAALVLIYVFKGVFLAFLAYKNLHFVFGMQADMSLRVFTGYLRQPYTFHMQRNSAELIRNALGEVYFLMHYGLYEALRFFSELLVIIGILSLLLYIEPFGAALSISTLLVIGGGFYFVTRKRMLRWGEMRQKFERMRLQYLQEGLGGVKELLLLGREDEFIRRYREQALGYARISTRQNTLQELPRLMLEIIAVAALAVLVIMLLSEGRPLASLVPTIGLFGAAAFRVMPSANRIMNSIQIMRHAKPAINSLALEMETLASAEKSSGVQPLTFERTLSVQDASFTYPGTDSPALRDISLTLHSGQSIGLVGGSGSGKSTLVDVILGLLRPQGGSVRIDGVDIGENLRSWQSRIGYVPQQIFLTDDTLRRNVAFGIPDAEIDEGMLQRALRAAQLDGFVATLPTGLDTMVGERGVRLSGGQLQRIGIARALYHDPTVLVLDEATSALDTATEREVMSAVRALHGAKTVIIVAHRLTTVAECDFLYRLEGGRVMQKGIPDELIPRDNATLRDADNPLTG from the coding sequence ATGGGCTCCGAAATCGCTAAGAAACTCTGGCGATTGATGACCGCGTCGGAACGTCGCGAGGCCATCGGTCTGCTGTTCCTTATGTTCTTCGGCGCCATCCTGGAAACCTGTTCGGTCGGCCTGGTTATCCCTGCGCTGGCGTTCATGGTGCGCTCGGACTTGCAAGCGCAGTTTCCCGCCTTGGCTCATTTGCTGGGCAAACTCGGCCCACTGACTCCAGAGCAATTGGTTGTCGGTGGCCTTGCAGCGCTGGTGCTGATCTATGTATTCAAGGGCGTGTTTTTGGCGTTCCTCGCGTACAAGAATCTGCATTTCGTGTTCGGCATGCAGGCCGACATGTCGCTGCGCGTGTTCACCGGCTACCTGCGCCAGCCGTATACCTTCCACATGCAGCGCAACTCCGCGGAGCTAATTCGCAATGCGCTTGGGGAGGTGTACTTCCTTATGCACTACGGCCTTTACGAAGCGCTGCGTTTTTTCTCTGAGCTGCTGGTTATCATCGGCATCCTGTCACTCTTGCTGTACATCGAGCCGTTCGGCGCGGCTTTGTCGATATCCACGCTGCTGGTCATCGGCGGAGGTTTTTACTTCGTCACACGAAAACGGATGTTGCGCTGGGGCGAGATGCGGCAGAAATTCGAGCGCATGCGCCTCCAGTACCTGCAGGAAGGTCTGGGGGGAGTGAAGGAGTTATTGCTGTTGGGGCGCGAAGACGAGTTCATTCGCCGCTATCGCGAACAGGCCCTCGGATACGCGCGCATTTCCACGCGTCAAAACACTTTGCAAGAATTGCCGAGGCTCATGCTCGAGATCATCGCCGTCGCGGCGCTCGCTGTGCTTGTCATCATGCTGCTGTCGGAGGGCCGACCTCTCGCTTCATTGGTGCCGACGATAGGCTTGTTTGGTGCGGCGGCATTCCGGGTGATGCCTTCCGCGAACCGCATCATGAATTCCATCCAGATCATGCGGCACGCAAAGCCGGCTATCAATTCATTGGCGCTCGAGATGGAGACTCTGGCCAGTGCCGAAAAATCGTCCGGCGTGCAGCCGCTTACCTTCGAGCGCACGCTTTCCGTCCAGGATGCAAGTTTCACCTATCCAGGCACCGACTCGCCGGCGCTGCGCGACATCTCGCTCACTTTGCACAGCGGTCAGTCGATCGGATTGGTCGGCGGGAGTGGTTCGGGCAAAAGCACTCTAGTCGACGTCATCCTTGGCCTGCTGCGTCCGCAGGGCGGCTCGGTGCGCATCGACGGCGTGGACATTGGCGAGAACCTGCGTTCGTGGCAGTCACGAATTGGCTACGTGCCCCAGCAGATTTTCCTTACCGATGACACGCTGCGCCGGAATGTTGCCTTCGGGATACCCGACGCGGAAATCGACGAAGGGATGTTGCAACGCGCGCTCCGGGCCGCGCAGCTCGACGGCTTCGTCGCCACACTACCCACGGGTCTGGATACCATGGTCGGGGAACGCGGCGTGCGCCTGTCCGGCGGTCAGCTGCAGCGCATCGGCATCGCGCGCGCGCTGTACCACGACCCGACGGTACTGGTCCTCGACGAAGCCACCAGCGCACTCGACACGGCGACTGAACGCGAGGTCATGAGCGCAGTGCGGGCCCTCCATGGTGCGAAGACCGTGATTATCGTTGCGCACCGCCTCACTACAGTCGCTGAATGTGATTTTCTGTATCGCCTGGAAGGTGGTCGCGTAATGCAAAAGGGCATTCCGGATGAGCTGATACCGCGTGATAATGCGACGCTGCGCGATGCCGACAACCCGCTGACGGGATGA
- a CDS encoding Wzz/FepE/Etk N-terminal domain-containing protein — protein MKLNPTEQEKPAVSDVGGEIDLLILIRMIWAHRILIGCVSLTFGVLAAIYAFTARPEFRAETSLTDAPDGSMGAAASLMNQFGGLASLAGINVSGGDHKMRDARAVLKSRALAEEFIARRKLVDVILENADQRTLWRAVERFRKSVVTIREDNRAGLVLVTIDWRDAEVAADWANAYVALANEIIRRRALEEATRNIAYLNEQLTKTNSIEVQRVMFNLIENETKNSMLASGREEYAFAVVDRARVPEIRVSPKRALLVLGGLIFGGIIGSIFVFVRRAARPKV, from the coding sequence GTGAAGTTGAACCCGACTGAACAAGAGAAACCCGCTGTCTCGGATGTAGGCGGCGAAATTGACCTGCTCATCCTGATCCGCATGATTTGGGCGCATCGCATTCTCATCGGGTGCGTGTCGCTGACGTTCGGCGTTCTGGCGGCGATTTATGCGTTCACCGCGAGGCCGGAGTTTCGCGCGGAGACATCGTTGACCGACGCGCCCGACGGCAGCATGGGTGCTGCCGCTTCGCTGATGAACCAGTTCGGCGGGCTTGCAAGCCTGGCTGGAATAAATGTCAGCGGCGGCGACCACAAGATGCGCGACGCGCGCGCAGTCCTGAAGTCGCGCGCACTGGCCGAAGAATTCATCGCGCGAAGGAAGTTGGTGGATGTCATCCTCGAGAACGCGGATCAGCGGACGCTTTGGCGCGCGGTGGAGCGCTTTCGTAAGTCAGTGGTAACCATCCGCGAAGACAACCGTGCGGGCTTGGTGCTGGTGACTATCGACTGGCGTGATGCCGAGGTAGCAGCGGATTGGGCCAATGCCTACGTGGCCCTCGCGAACGAGATAATCCGCAGGCGTGCTCTGGAGGAGGCTACACGCAACATTGCCTATCTAAACGAGCAGTTGACTAAGACCAACTCCATCGAAGTGCAGCGGGTGATGTTCAACCTCATCGAGAATGAAACCAAGAACAGTATGTTGGCGAGCGGCCGTGAGGAATACGCCTTCGCCGTTGTCGACCGCGCGCGCGTCCCCGAAATCCGCGTGAGTCCGAAGCGAGCGCTCCTCGTGCTCGGCGGTCTCATCTTCGGCGGGATCATCGGCTCCATTTTTGTGTTCGTCCGGCGCGCCGCCCGGCCGAAAGTCTGA
- a CDS encoding SLBB domain-containing protein — MRSGWLCLIAWTVFVVAMPAAAQVPTAEQLELLRSMSPEDRQALIEQLGLGGKATGDDSASSTNGRSRNSRDGADARRLTGVNLLGDTQGLDKTLKPEDTVLLDIDFKKDKPPRVESAGEGLPPLTIPGELAPVLDAEERAQLQDLILLIRARNPYQLDGSGALGLPGFAPVMLSGLDEQQATQRLMAIPTLSKLTVKVVRLPVRKTGIAGLKPFGYDLFKDSASTFAPFNDIPVPSDYLVGPGDQLNVQLFGAQNRNLRLTVGRDGRIGFPEIGPIAVGGRTFGAVSADIEQRVSRQMIGVRASVSMGDTRSMQVFVMGEAARPGSYTVSGLATITSALYASGGVKPIGSLRDIQLKRQGAVVRRLDLYDLLLRGDTNNDAKLLPGDVIFIPPVVATVAVDGEVNRPAIYEIKGETSVADIVQLAGGPTSEADTSRVALVRIDDQRARMVLDVPLDVASGRGELVRRGDSLRVLRLRPTLDQGVTLEGHVFQPGPLAWHEGLRLTEVIGTVDALKPNADLNYILIRRELPPDRRIVMLSADLAAALRTPSSPKNIVLMPRDRVIVFDLESGRREMITPLLDEARRQARIDQPSEIVRVDGRIKARGDYPLEPQMRVSDLIRAGGGLQDAAYGSKAELTRYRLEGEVRKTQLVEVDLGAILAGDASADLLLQPFDFLNVKEIPEWSEQEKVTLLGEVRFPGIYPIQRGETLRSVVSRAGGLTSLAFTEGTVFTRVELLEREQQQVDKLAERLQSDLAATALQAAAANQGQAGQALAVGQSLLNQLKTTKSVGRLVIDLDAVLAAPTGSTIDVVMREGDRLIVPKQKQEVTVIGEVQTNTSHFYRDNLSRDDYIGLSGGLTRKADRGRIYVVRANGSVVSSESSGWFRRSSQVAMKPGDTVVVPLDTERMPALPLWQAVTQILYNLAISAAAVNSF, encoded by the coding sequence ATGCGTAGCGGTTGGTTGTGTTTGATCGCATGGACGGTGTTCGTCGTGGCGATGCCGGCCGCGGCCCAGGTGCCCACCGCCGAGCAGCTCGAGCTCCTGCGCAGCATGAGCCCCGAAGATCGCCAGGCATTGATAGAACAGCTCGGCCTCGGTGGCAAGGCGACGGGCGACGATTCCGCCAGTTCGACCAATGGCCGCAGCCGCAATTCGCGCGATGGCGCCGACGCCAGGAGGCTTACGGGAGTCAATCTGCTGGGCGACACCCAAGGGCTCGATAAAACGCTGAAACCCGAAGATACGGTGCTGCTCGACATCGACTTCAAGAAAGACAAACCGCCACGCGTCGAATCCGCGGGAGAAGGCCTCCCGCCCTTGACCATTCCGGGCGAGCTCGCGCCCGTCCTCGACGCGGAAGAAAGGGCGCAGTTGCAGGACCTGATATTGCTGATCCGGGCGCGCAATCCCTATCAACTCGACGGATCGGGCGCACTGGGTCTGCCGGGTTTCGCGCCGGTCATGTTGTCGGGCCTCGACGAGCAACAGGCTACACAACGCTTGATGGCCATCCCGACGCTGTCGAAACTCACGGTGAAAGTGGTGCGGCTGCCCGTGCGCAAGACGGGGATCGCGGGGCTCAAGCCCTTCGGATATGACCTGTTCAAGGACTCCGCCTCCACATTCGCTCCGTTCAACGACATACCAGTGCCATCCGACTACCTGGTTGGTCCGGGAGATCAGTTGAACGTGCAGTTGTTCGGTGCCCAGAACCGCAACCTGCGGCTCACGGTAGGGCGGGACGGCCGGATTGGTTTTCCGGAGATCGGGCCGATCGCCGTTGGCGGCCGAACTTTTGGCGCCGTGTCGGCCGATATCGAACAGCGCGTTTCGCGACAGATGATCGGAGTGCGCGCGAGCGTAAGCATGGGCGATACGCGCTCGATGCAGGTGTTCGTCATGGGAGAGGCGGCGCGTCCGGGCAGTTATACGGTCAGCGGCCTGGCGACCATCACCTCGGCGCTGTACGCGTCGGGCGGCGTCAAGCCGATCGGTTCGCTGCGTGACATTCAGCTCAAGCGGCAGGGTGCCGTGGTCCGCCGTCTCGACTTGTACGACCTGCTGCTGCGTGGCGACACGAACAACGACGCAAAGCTGTTGCCGGGCGACGTCATTTTCATCCCGCCGGTGGTGGCGACGGTCGCGGTCGATGGCGAAGTCAATCGTCCGGCGATTTACGAGATCAAGGGCGAAACCAGCGTGGCCGACATCGTGCAGCTGGCGGGCGGACCTACCAGCGAAGCCGATACCAGCCGTGTTGCGCTGGTACGCATCGATGACCAGCGCGCTCGCATGGTGCTCGACGTGCCCCTTGACGTGGCGAGCGGTCGCGGCGAGCTCGTGCGTCGGGGCGATTCGTTGCGCGTGTTGCGCCTGCGGCCGACCCTCGACCAGGGTGTGACTCTCGAGGGCCACGTGTTCCAGCCGGGCCCCTTGGCTTGGCACGAAGGATTGCGGCTCACGGAAGTCATTGGCACCGTCGATGCGCTCAAGCCCAATGCCGACCTGAATTACATCCTCATTCGCCGCGAGCTTCCGCCGGACCGCCGCATCGTCATGCTGTCGGCGGATCTGGCCGCGGCGTTGCGCACGCCGTCCTCCCCCAAGAACATCGTGCTCATGCCTCGAGACCGCGTCATTGTGTTCGACCTGGAATCGGGTCGCCGCGAAATGATCACGCCACTGCTCGACGAGGCGCGACGCCAGGCACGCATCGATCAGCCGAGCGAAATCGTTCGCGTCGACGGCCGCATCAAGGCGCGCGGCGACTATCCACTCGAACCACAGATGCGCGTCAGTGACCTGATACGTGCGGGTGGGGGCTTGCAGGATGCGGCGTATGGCAGCAAGGCGGAACTCACGCGTTACCGCCTAGAAGGTGAAGTGCGCAAGACGCAGCTGGTCGAGGTCGATCTCGGCGCGATCCTCGCGGGCGACGCCAGCGCAGACCTGTTGCTGCAGCCCTTCGATTTCCTCAACGTCAAGGAAATTCCCGAGTGGAGCGAACAGGAGAAGGTGACGCTGCTTGGCGAAGTGCGCTTTCCGGGCATCTATCCCATACAGCGCGGCGAAACACTGCGCTCGGTAGTCAGTCGCGCTGGCGGCCTCACTTCCCTTGCATTCACCGAGGGCACAGTCTTTACGCGCGTTGAATTGCTGGAACGCGAGCAGCAACAGGTCGACAAGCTGGCTGAACGTCTGCAAAGTGACTTGGCCGCAACTGCTCTGCAGGCGGCAGCCGCGAATCAGGGCCAGGCTGGCCAGGCGTTAGCAGTTGGTCAGTCGCTGCTCAATCAACTGAAAACCACGAAATCCGTGGGCCGGCTAGTCATCGATCTCGACGCGGTCCTGGCTGCGCCGACGGGTTCAACGATCGACGTGGTCATGCGGGAAGGCGATCGACTGATCGTTCCGAAGCAGAAGCAGGAAGTGACCGTGATCGGCGAGGTGCAGACTAACACGTCGCACTTCTATCGCGACAATCTGAGCCGCGACGACTACATCGGTCTGTCCGGCGGGCTGACCCGCAAGGCTGACCGTGGACGAATCTATGTGGTTCGCGCCAACGGCAGTGTCGTCTCGAGCGAGAGTTCAGGCTGGTTCCGCCGCAGTTCGCAGGTTGCGATGAAGCCCGGCGACACCGTGGTGGTGCCCCTCGATACTGAACGGATGCCGGCGCTGCCGCTATGGCAGGCGGTTACGCAGATTCTCTACAACCTTGCGATCTCGGCAGCGGCCGTGAATTCGTTCTGA
- a CDS encoding capsule assembly Wzi family protein, producing MSQRPRRALTAGICLVLAHGVANADPWLAPGDPGVRHDIQLLADAGILRGPVTTWPLSWPDIARDALGADARNLDAATADALVRVQRLSRSASARGYAGLGARASASYEPTTLRSFDDSPREEGEVGLRASWLTDHFALNLQGAVVAKPDDNRELRADGTYVGVNVGNFMISAGWMERWWGPGFDGSLILSTNARPIPSVTLERNYTDPFKTKLLSWIGPWRASIAVGEAEAHDIAIPKVRFMAARVNFKPRPWLEFGLTRTAQWCGGDRECGWATFKDMLLGQDNQVDANGTDAQPGNQMAGYDLRMRSPWRKLPLAVYTQWIGEDEAGGLPSKFLGLGGIEGWASTGFGGLRLRAEFADTACTFTRQEPDFDCGYRNSIYPQGYTYRGRIIGHSMDNDSRMYSFGASLARPNGDFYSLTLRKVELNRDGGPHTISTVPLNLRNVELRHSRKFGAGTLTAGLGYDDSEAPAFDSKVRGFLTWRQGF from the coding sequence ATGAGTCAGCGCCCGCGCCGCGCTTTGACCGCAGGCATCTGTCTGGTGTTGGCCCATGGGGTGGCGAACGCCGATCCCTGGCTCGCGCCCGGCGACCCCGGCGTGCGTCACGACATCCAACTACTTGCCGACGCTGGAATTCTGCGCGGGCCGGTCACGACTTGGCCATTGTCATGGCCCGATATCGCGCGGGATGCTCTCGGAGCTGACGCGCGCAATCTCGATGCGGCGACGGCGGATGCCTTGGTCCGCGTGCAACGGCTGTCACGATCTGCTTCGGCGCGCGGATACGCGGGCCTGGGCGCGCGCGCGTCCGCTTCCTACGAACCGACCACGCTGCGCTCGTTCGACGATTCACCGCGGGAAGAAGGTGAAGTCGGATTGCGCGCGAGCTGGCTCACCGATCACTTTGCGCTGAACCTGCAAGGCGCGGTGGTCGCGAAACCCGACGACAATCGCGAGCTGCGCGCCGACGGCACCTATGTTGGCGTCAACGTCGGTAACTTCATGATTTCCGCCGGCTGGATGGAGCGGTGGTGGGGCCCGGGATTCGACGGCAGCCTGATCCTCTCTACCAATGCGCGGCCGATTCCGAGCGTCACTCTCGAGCGAAACTACACCGACCCGTTCAAGACCAAGCTGCTGTCGTGGATCGGGCCGTGGCGGGCCAGCATCGCGGTCGGCGAAGCCGAAGCTCATGACATTGCGATTCCCAAAGTCCGCTTCATGGCGGCACGCGTCAACTTCAAGCCGCGCCCGTGGCTCGAGTTCGGACTAACACGTACCGCGCAGTGGTGCGGCGGTGATCGCGAGTGTGGCTGGGCGACATTCAAGGACATGCTGCTGGGCCAGGACAATCAGGTAGATGCCAACGGCACCGACGCGCAGCCCGGCAACCAGATGGCGGGGTACGACCTGCGCATGCGTTCGCCCTGGCGCAAATTGCCTCTTGCGGTTTACACGCAGTGGATAGGTGAAGACGAGGCCGGTGGGTTGCCGAGCAAGTTCCTGGGTCTCGGCGGCATCGAAGGCTGGGCATCGACCGGTTTTGGCGGACTACGCCTGCGGGCCGAGTTCGCCGACACGGCTTGTACGTTCACCCGCCAGGAGCCGGATTTCGACTGTGGTTACCGCAACTCGATCTATCCGCAGGGCTACACCTACCGAGGCCGGATTATCGGCCATTCGATGGACAACGACAGTCGGATGTATTCGTTCGGGGCCTCGCTGGCGCGCCCGAATGGCGATTTTTACAGCCTGACGCTGCGGAAAGTGGAGCTGAACCGCGACGGCGGGCCCCACACAATCAGCACAGTGCCGCTGAACCTGCGCAATGTAGAATTGCGCCACTCGCGGAAGTTCGGCGCCGGCACCCTCACGGCCGGCCTCGGATACGACGATAGCGAGGCCCCAGCATTCGATTCGAAAGTGCGCGGCTTCCTGACCTGGAGACAAGGATTCTGA
- a CDS encoding capsule assembly Wzi family protein, which yields MTAEEISRAKRAPRLLRAGMFVLGTLIWAAPAFADAGWFASGDTTLRIDLLLLNDAEIIRLPVNQWPLPRAAVAYALANAKPHFATNAAVAAALARVRARMVPDGDALKFEVSTSVGKAGLLRDFDSISREDGEIGVRADYSGEHFAVSLNATGAADPDDGQALRADGSHATVQLGNWLVSAHTLERFWGPSHESSLILSNNARPMPTFMVERAAAMPFETPLLSWLGPWRFSFGVSRMESDRGDIDSPLFMAWRVTIMPFKDIEFGFSRTAQFCGKQLECNLSTFGNMLVGNDNVGIDATPENEPGNQMAGFDIRWSSPIGDWPYAVYSQMIGEDESHYLPAKYLAQFGAEVWKPLAGGGLVQGFVEYSTTTCSANTSRGPYYNCAYNQGRFNVEGYRYRGRVIGYTSDRDAENYAVGATFTAMDGTLWSATARTARLNRDGEFDVHDTVSHVRADYAALEFGWKGSLFGEHVAIDLGVESLEPAGGERDVEPFGFVGWRHEFDR from the coding sequence ATGACCGCCGAAGAGATCAGCCGCGCCAAGCGCGCGCCGCGCTTGTTGCGCGCTGGCATGTTTGTGCTGGGCACGTTGATCTGGGCTGCCCCCGCTTTCGCCGACGCGGGCTGGTTCGCATCGGGTGACACCACGTTGCGCATCGACCTGCTGCTGCTCAACGACGCGGAAATCATCCGCCTGCCCGTCAATCAGTGGCCGTTGCCACGCGCCGCGGTGGCATACGCGCTAGCCAATGCGAAGCCGCATTTCGCGACGAATGCGGCCGTCGCGGCCGCTTTGGCGCGCGTGCGCGCCCGTATGGTGCCGGACGGCGACGCGCTCAAGTTTGAGGTGAGCACAAGCGTCGGGAAGGCCGGCTTGCTCCGTGATTTCGACAGTATCTCGCGCGAAGACGGCGAGATCGGTGTGCGGGCCGACTATAGCGGCGAACACTTCGCAGTGTCACTCAACGCGACGGGCGCCGCAGATCCGGACGACGGCCAGGCGCTGCGTGCCGACGGTTCGCATGCCACGGTGCAGCTCGGCAACTGGCTGGTCAGCGCGCACACCCTCGAACGTTTCTGGGGTCCGTCTCACGAAAGCAGTTTGATCCTGTCAAACAATGCACGGCCGATGCCCACCTTCATGGTGGAGCGGGCGGCGGCGATGCCATTCGAAACGCCCTTGTTGAGCTGGCTCGGCCCGTGGCGCTTCAGTTTCGGTGTCAGCCGGATGGAGAGCGACCGCGGGGACATCGATTCCCCTTTGTTCATGGCGTGGCGCGTGACGATCATGCCTTTCAAGGACATCGAGTTCGGTTTCTCCCGCACCGCCCAGTTCTGCGGCAAGCAGCTGGAGTGCAACCTGAGCACCTTCGGGAACATGCTCGTGGGCAACGATAATGTGGGCATCGATGCCACCCCCGAAAACGAGCCAGGGAACCAGATGGCCGGTTTCGACATCCGCTGGAGTTCGCCGATTGGCGACTGGCCGTATGCAGTCTATTCGCAGATGATCGGTGAGGACGAATCGCACTATCTACCTGCCAAGTACCTCGCGCAGTTCGGCGCCGAGGTGTGGAAGCCGCTGGCCGGAGGCGGCCTAGTGCAGGGATTCGTCGAATATTCGACTACCACCTGTTCGGCGAATACAAGTCGCGGGCCTTATTACAACTGCGCATACAACCAGGGCCGCTTCAACGTCGAAGGTTACCGGTACCGGGGCCGAGTCATTGGTTACACGTCCGACCGTGATGCGGAGAACTACGCGGTGGGTGCGACCTTCACGGCGATGGATGGCACCTTGTGGTCCGCCACCGCGCGAACCGCGCGCTTGAATCGCGATGGAGAATTCGACGTCCACGACACCGTCAGCCATGTGCGCGCCGACTATGCGGCGCTCGAGTTCGGCTGGAAGGGCAGTCTGTTTGGAGAACACGTGGCGATCGATCTCGGAGTCGAGTCGCTCGAACCTGCCGGTGGCGAACGTGATGTAGAGCCATTCGGATTCGTCGGCTGGCGCCACGAATTCGATCGATGA